Genomic DNA from Lutibacter sp. A80:
AACAGTTATATAATTAGTACCACTTTGTGAAACGAAGTAAAGTTTATTATCTGAAATTTGTCCACTAATTAAATCGAATCCTAATGTTTTATCTGGATTTTCTAGTTGAAAAACTTTAGATGTAAATATTGAATCTTTTAAGAATCCAACAGTTCCATTATCGTTTTCAGAAGAAGCAGAAACAATAAAAACACCTTCTGCATATTTTCCAAAAACACGGATGTTATATATTAAGGTTTCTTTACCTGCTGAATTTTCAACAACTAATTTTAATTCGTTTTCACCAATTGAATTTGATAAGAACGTATAAGTTGGTTCAGTTGATACAATTTCATCATTTAGAAGCCAATTTATAGTAGTTTCTGTTAAATTTTCTATTTCAGGATTTAATACTATTGCTTCTTCAAAATCTAATTGGTAATTTGTTTTTTGAGCTAAAATTTTTGGGGCAAATAGCGAATTGTCTTCAGAACAAGACATAAAAACAAGTGTAAACAGCGTTATGCTGAAAATTAATTTAAGTTTCATTTTATTTGTTAATTTATATGGTTACAACAATATAAACCTTAGGTAATAAATATGGTAGTATACAATAACGTACCATAAGCTTTTATTCCCGAAAGCTTTGATATTTAATATGTATTTAGGCAGGTTTCCTGACTGATTTCAGCTTTATTTACCTTCCCATTTTAAAAAAAACAGTGGTTGTGGTAAAGCCATTTCGGTGAAAAAATCACCTGTGAAATTTACAGTAGCGGGTACTGTTCAGAGTTTTCATCTGATTCCCTTTTAAACTTATAAAGTCACCTAAAAACGCCGCAAAGTTAATTGTTTTTTTTCTATGAATTTCCTTTTAGATATAATAAAAAAGAAACAATTTAAGTAGCGTTAAGTGTCAATTAGTTATGTTTAAAAGTATAGTGAAGTAGTGTTTTAAATAGGTGCTATTTTGTGTAAATAGCTACTTAAATTTGGGTTTTATTCAACTTTAATAGCTTCAATAATAGCATTAGATTCACAATTAATAACTGTAAGTGTAATGTTTTTTAGGCTATCAATTCCTTTGATATTATATTGATATAGGCAACTGTCTAATTTAATTTTATGAGCTAAATCTACATCTCCATTTTTTAGAATTTGAGAAATATATGCGGTATCAATTTTTTTGGTATTTAAAATAGTCAATGCATTTTCAGAAAAAATACGTTCTTTTATTCTAATATTTTTTAATACACGTGCGTTTGGTCCATAATCAAAAGTCGTATTTTTTTTACCCCAGATAAATATTACAATAATAATTCCTATAATTAATCCACCTAAAAAGAAAGGCAAGCGTTGTTTAAATGTCATAATTTTATATAAATAATAAGTTTATATCTCTAAAAGGAATATTAAACCAATCTGCAACAGATTTGTTAGTTAAGATTCCGTGGTAAAAATACATTCCTTTTTGTAAACTTTTATTAAATCTTACTGCATTTTCAAATCCACCTTCTTCAGCTATATTAGAAAGGTAGGGTGTAAAAATATTACTTATTGATAATGAGGCTGTTCTAGAATATCTAGAAGGGATATTTGGTACACAGTAATGAGATACGCCATATTTTTCTATAATTGGATTTTTATGTGAAGTTATTTCAGAAGTCTCAAAACAACCACCACGATCAATACTTACATCAACTATTACAGCACCTGTTTTCATTTGTTCAACCATTGTTTCTGTAACAATTACAGGAGAACGAGAACTACCTCTTATTGCACCAATGGCAATATCGCAACGCATTAATGCTTTTTGTAGTGTTTTAGGTTGTATTGTTGACGTGTAAATTGGTCTTCCTAAATTGTGTTGTATGCTTCTTAATTTAGATATGGAATTGTCAAAAATCTTAACATTTGCACCTAAACCAATGGCTGAACGTGCAGCAAATTCAGCTACAGTTCCTGCGCCTAATATAACAACTTCGGTAGGAGGTACTCCACTAATATTTCCTAAAAGCAAACCATTTCCGTCTTGGTCTTTACTCATCATTTCAGCAGCTATTAGTATAGAGGCAGTACCGGCAATTTCACTTAACGATTTTACAACAGAATACACACCATGTTCATCTCTAATATAATCAAAAGCAATGGCTGTAATACGTTTATTAGCTAAAGCCTCAAAATATTTTTTAGATTGGGTTTTAAGTTGTAAAGCAGAAAAGATGATGCTTTGTGGATTAATTAATTTAATTTCGTCTAGAGATGGTGGTTCAACTTTTAAAATAATATGACATCCAAA
This window encodes:
- a CDS encoding alanine dehydrogenase; this encodes MGKQITSPFSKHELIPLEETLEITKQKGALVIGIPKETHYQEKRVCLTPDAVAALINQGHKFVIETGAGDGANFSDKEYSEAGAKISYDIKEVFGCHIILKVEPPSLDEIKLINPQSIIFSALQLKTQSKKYFEALANKRITAIAFDYIRDEHGVYSVVKSLSEIAGTASILIAAEMMSKDQDGNGLLLGNISGVPPTEVVILGAGTVAEFAARSAIGLGANVKIFDNSISKLRSIQHNLGRPIYTSTIQPKTLQKALMRCDIAIGAIRGSSRSPVIVTETMVEQMKTGAVIVDVSIDRGGCFETSEITSHKNPIIEKYGVSHYCVPNIPSRYSRTASLSISNIFTPYLSNIAEEGGFENAVRFNKSLQKGMYFYHGILTNKSVADWFNIPFRDINLLFI